CGCGGCAACTTGCCAAACAACGTCGGCAGCTGCCCATCCATCTTCTTGAGAATGAACGACGCCCGCTCGAGCAACTCTTCCGGCGTCTTCGCGAAGAACTGCGGATCGTTCTGCAGATGCTCGACGAACGCCGCATAGTCGCCGTCGAAGCCGACCTGCTCCTTGATCGCTTCCATCTCCGCGCGGATCCGCTTCACCTCCGCCAACCCGCGGGCATGAACCTCTTCCGGCGTCGTATCGAGCGTCGTGAATCGCCGCACGCGATGGCGGTAGAAGTCGCGACCGCCCGGTAGTGCCGACGCGCCGATCGAGCCCCGCGCCGCCGGCACATACTCGTCCTGCATGAACTTGAGGAATCGTCGGTACCCCGGCACGACTCCCTCGGCAATCGCCGCCCGAGCCGCCGCCCGCAAACGTTCCTGCTCCCCCTCCGGCACGCCGGCTGGGAACTTCGTCAGCGGCTCGTACAGCAAACTCTTCTCTGGATCGTCGACGATGTGCGGCGTGATCGTCCCCTCATAGCCGAGCAGAATCACCTCCGGCTGCGTCACGTCCGCCGCGATCCCCGCCCGAAGTAACTCGATATGCCCCGTCGCATAGTCGTCGAACGCCCGCAGCCGCGCGATGTAGTTCTCGTAATCCTCGACCGTGTTCAGCGGCACGTCGCGACGCAACTCGGGGAACTCGATATGAAACCCCGACCGACAATCGATCGGCGTCAGATGGCTCTTGAACTCGAACTCCGCCGCGTCGTCGCGGAGTTGACGAGCCAGCATGTCGTAGTTCACCTGCTCCGCCGCGGCGAGTTCCGCGCGATCGATCGACGCAAGCCGCTCGGCAAACTTCTTGTTCTGCTCGTATCGTCGCGCGCTATCAGCCGGCGACACTTTGGCAAGCCGATCATTAAACCGCCGATCGCCCAGCGAGGTGGCAAACGTCGGGCTCTCGACGAGCCCGAACTCCCAAATCTCATCGAGCAGCGCCGTAAGCTGAGCACTCGGCGTCGGCTCCTCCGCAACAACGAACCTCGGCTGAGGCAGTAATAACAAGCCCACAAATACAGCGAGCGTTTTCAATCGCATCATTGCGTTAACCTTCTTCGTTGATGCATTTTCGAACTGCCCAGGACGCCAAGGAAGAAATGCTTTTTACCACGAAACACACGAAAGAAACGAAAAGAATTCTCGCACCTATTTAGTCACTGTTAAACATCACTCTGCGTCTCCGCGCCTATTCAAGACAATTTTTTCTAAAATCAAAACTCTCGCGGAGACGCTGAGTGACGCTGGCAGGCATGACCTCTTATTTCGTCCTTTTCGTGTGTTTCGTGGTAAATCTCCCCGCTCCCGCATTCCCTTGGCGCTCTTGGCGTCCTTGGCGGTTCAATTCTTCGAGATCACGCCACGCGGTTCACTTCCACCGGATGCCCCAGGTCTTGCTCAATGACGCCATGATCTTGCAACCAGATCGTCACGCACCAGCAGACCAGCGCCCACGACGTTCCCACCGCCCAGCCGGCCAGCACGTCGCTCGGCCAGTGGACCCCGAGATACACGCGGCTGACGCCGACGGCGCCTGTGACAAGAATTGCCACCCCGATCAGCAGCACCTTCAGCCGCCAGTGCGGCACGAACCGCGACGCCACCATCCCCAGCGTCAGATACACGGCCGCCGCCATCGTCGAGTGCCCGCTCGGGAAGCTCGACGTGTAAACCACCGCCCCATGCGGCACGAGATCAGGCCGCGGCCGATCGAACGATTGCTTGAGCACCGTGGCGAGCAAAATGGCGCCAACGCTCGCGATGCCGACGTAGACCGCCGCCCGCCGCATCGATGCCAGCCAGAAGAATGCCACCGCCGTCGCGCTGATGAGCGACAGCACCGCCACGCCGCCGAGCGCTGTGAAATCGCGGCCCACTTCTTCGACCCATCGCGGCCCAATCGGATCAGCCAAGTTGTCGGGCTGCCGCATCGCCAACAAGATGCGCTCGTCGAGATCCCCGGTCGAACCGCGCACCACCGCCCGCGACAAGCTGAAAAACCCGACGGCCAACCCCGCCGAAATCGCCGCGAGCACTAGCGCCGACCAAGCCCACCGCCGATGCGCCGCCAGCGACTCACTCGCCACGCTCTGCTTATCGTCGCTAGCCATTCAACACTCCGTGCTAGTTCAAAAAGATTTAACCGCCAAGGACGCCAAGTGCGCCAAGGAAATACGAGAGCGGGGAGATTAACCACGAAACGTACGAAAACGACGAAAAGAAAAGGCGAGTCTGCCAACGTTCCTCTGCGCCTCCGCGCCTCCGCGAGATATCTAAGTCTTGAGTAAACACTCTCGCAGAGGTGCGGAGGCGCAGAGAAGGACCAACTAGGGAGATTCGACCAAAATCCTTTTCGTCACTTTCGTGTGTTTCGTGGTTCAACGCATTTCTTCCCGCACTCAATAAGTAATGAAAAACCTACGGGCGCACGATTTGCTTCACCACATGAAGCATTCACTTCACCGCAACTCTCTTGCCATAG
This sequence is a window from Lacipirellula parvula. Protein-coding genes within it:
- a CDS encoding phosphatase PAP2 family protein produces the protein MASDDKQSVASESLAAHRRWAWSALVLAAISAGLAVGFFSLSRAVVRGSTGDLDERILLAMRQPDNLADPIGPRWVEEVGRDFTALGGVAVLSLISATAVAFFWLASMRRAAVYVGIASVGAILLATVLKQSFDRPRPDLVPHGAVVYTSSFPSGHSTMAAAVYLTLGMVASRFVPHWRLKVLLIGVAILVTGAVGVSRVYLGVHWPSDVLAGWAVGTSWALVCWCVTIWLQDHGVIEQDLGHPVEVNRVA
- a CDS encoding DUF885 domain-containing protein; amino-acid sequence: MMRLKTLAVFVGLLLLPQPRFVVAEEPTPSAQLTALLDEIWEFGLVESPTFATSLGDRRFNDRLAKVSPADSARRYEQNKKFAERLASIDRAELAAAEQVNYDMLARQLRDDAAEFEFKSHLTPIDCRSGFHIEFPELRRDVPLNTVEDYENYIARLRAFDDYATGHIELLRAGIAADVTQPEVILLGYEGTITPHIVDDPEKSLLYEPLTKFPAGVPEGEQERLRAAARAAIAEGVVPGYRRFLKFMQDEYVPAARGSIGASALPGGRDFYRHRVRRFTTLDTTPEEVHARGLAEVKRIRAEMEAIKEQVGFDGDYAAFVEHLQNDPQFFAKTPEELLERASFILKKMDGQLPTLFGKLPRMPYGLRPVPDYVAPRTSSAYYNPPAGDGTRAGFFNLNTYNLKARPLFGLEALALHEAVPGHHLQIALQQEMEELPKFRRYSDCTAFIEGWALYSERLGLECGFYEDPYSNFGRLSMEMWRACRLVVDTGMHYMDWPRERAIKFMAENSAQPIHNVEAEIDRYIGWPGQALAYKTGELKIRELRERAERELGEKFDVRAFHDRVLSGGAVPLDVLEASVVEWIGEVQGDSVRN